The sequence CACCGTGGACGTGGCCATGAACAAGGCGTATACGGCCGCGAGCTTTCAGCAGCCCACCGGAGAGTTGAGCGGCATTGCAGGGCAGACGTGGTTCCAGAGCCTCGTGGTCTCCAGCAACGGGCGAATCATGGCGGGCAGCGGAGCCGTGCCCATTGTGGAGGGGGGCAACATCGTGGGAGCCGTCGCGGTGGCTGGGGGCACGGAGGATCAGGATCAGAGCTGCGCCGAGGCCGCTCTCGCAGCATACGCGTGATTTTCTGGGTGTGTTGGGGGCCGCGCTCCATTGACCAAAACAGATGCGAATCAACGCGATTTGTCGTATAAGAAGCCGCATAATAGAGTTCGAGCGATGAAGAACGAGCACGTCCGGCCGAAAGGGGTGTGACCATGGCAGTTGCGGTGGAGAAGGCGACGACACCGGCGGCACAGCCGGACGAAGCGCGGCGCCCGGACGCGCGCCCCGACATTCCGCCTCCGCCAAGCCTTGGACGATCCGTCCGCTACGTCGGGCCCGTCCAGAACGTGGACATGAACCAGTCCCCCCACCCGATGAACCAGCGCGGGGAGCTGGGCAAAGCCCTCTTTAATTACCAGCACAACACGGTCTCCAAAGATCCCCTCACCCGCGTCTCCGCGCCCAACCACTTCAACGACAAGCGGAACTTCATCGCGACGGTCGTGAACCAGGCCTCGAAGGGAACCGTCAATCCCAAGCGCGTACCGGTCGACGATCCCGAAGCGATGACCCGCCACATCAAAGCGGTCGCGCACTACATGGGCGCGGACTTCGTGACCATCGCCAAGGCACACCCGAACATGATGTACGCGGGCAACCGCTACGTTCAGGACGGCACGGCCGCCGACCAATATGAGCAGGACACACCCGCTGATCTCGTGCGCAAGTTCCCGTATCTCATCGTCGCGACGACGGCGTGGGATTACGACAAGCTTCAGGCCCACCGCCACCACATCGGGGACGCCGCGTACCACGTTTCGCAGATCAAGGGAAACATGCTATTGAAGTCCCTGGAGGGGTACATCCGCGAGCTGGGCTACACGGCCCTGCGCGGCGTCGCGAATCCCCAGGCGGCCGGCATCGCCGGCGGAATGGGGGAGCTGGGACGCAACGGCCTCGTCATCAACGAGAAGTTCGGCGCACGCATCCACATGCCGGACCCGATCATGACGGACTTGCCGCTGGTTCCCGGGAAGCCCGCGGACATCGGCGTACCCGATTTCTGCACCATTTGTCACAAGTGCGCCGTGACCTGCCCCACCAACAGCATCACCTTCTTCGACCGAGTGCCCGGCGAGGCTCCGAAAGTCGAGCGCGACGCGTCCGGGTTTGGCGTCTACAACGGTGTCGAGAAGTTCAAGATCAACTGGCTCACGTGCTACAAGCTCCGGCCCTACGTCCATGAGCACTGGAGCAGCTGCCTCACCTGCGCGGTCATCTGCCCCTTCACCAAGCCGAACACGTGGTGGCGGACGATGACCGTTCAGGCGCTGCACTATTGCCCGATCCCCGCCAGGCCGTTGCTGGTGCGCACGTTGAAGGCGATCGACGACCGGTTCTGGGGCGTCGTCAGGCAGAAGCGCGTGCGGTGGATGGGATACGACTCCGGTATCAAGCCGGGCGAGCAGGCGTGCACCGTGGCCGGCTGCACGGCCGACCACGAGGCGGGCCACTCCACTTCCGTCGACAGCGAAATCGGATACTACGCGCCGTTGAAGGAAAACACGAATCGCTTCGTCAAGCGAGGCTCGTGACGGGATGCGGCTCGGCCCCCTGACGCTTCCCTGGCGCCGCAATCCGCACGCGAACGATCCATACTGGGAGCACTTCGTCAATACTCCCTTTCACGACCTCGCGAACTCGGTGCCCGAGCTGTTGAGAAACGCGCCGGAAGGTGTTGTCTTCCCGGCCAAAGCCGAGCTGCACACCCCCGCGATCACGTCCGACCATCTGAAACAGCTCGCCACGTACCTTGGAGCCTGCATGACGGGCATCGCGCGGCTCGAACCTCAGCCGGTCGATGAAGGTGGCCCGTACCCGTACGCGGTCCTTTGCGCGGTCACGGCCGATTACGATCCGCGAACGGCGCCAGGCCTCGGCGGGCAGGTGCCCGTGCAGAACGCGCTCTTCGTCACCTTCGTGCTCAGCGCCTGGATGCGCGAGCTGGGGTATCGCGCCACTGCCGTCGAGGACCCCGACGCGGTCAACCTCGCCGTCAAGGCCGGGATGGGAAGGCGCACCGCGGACGGAAGGCTCGAGACAGCCAAATACGGCACCGGCGTTCACATCGAGAAGATCATTCGAACTGACCTGCCGCTCGCGGCGGACGGCTAGAGAGGAACGCCTTGTCCTACGTCATCACGGATCTCTGCACCCTTGACGGCTCATGCGTCGAGGTATGCCCCGTCGCCTGCATCCACACGAAGCCGGGCGCGCCCCAGTACTACATCGATCCGGACGTCTGCATCGAGTGCGAGCAGTGCGAGATCGTCTGTCCGGTCGACGCCATCTTCCTGGACTGGAAGCTGCCGGACGAGCGCGAGGCGTCCATCGAAGTGAATGCCAGCTTCTTTCGCAAGAACAAGGCCGTCGTGGGGCCGCCGCCCGCGGAGGCCGCCTGGGAGATGGTCCGCGGCGCCCAGGCGTACGCGTCGCATCTCGGCATTGCCGTCGCCGTCGCCGTCGTCGACGGCGCTGGCGTGCCCATCGCCGCGGGACGGATGGACGGCGCGCACCCGCTCATGTCGGAGCTGGCGCTCAACAAGGCTTTCACGGCGACCAGCTTCCACGTCGGCACCCACGAGCTGTCTCCGCAGGTCCGACGGTTGCGAAGTCTCATCGTGTCGAGCCGGGGCCGTTACGTGGCGTCGGGAGGGGGCATCCCCATCGTCGACGGCATTGCGGTGTTGGGCGCCATCGGCGTGGCCGGCGGGCGGAGCGAGGAGCAGGACGTCCAGTGCTGCCGGGCCGGGCTCGCGGTCGTCGAGGACGGCGAGCGCTAGCCGACCGCGGCCGTCGCCGGCGTTGCCGACCGCATGCGCGGAATGACCCCTTCGGCGAAGAGCCGAAGAGAGCGCTCCGCGACCTCGAAGCTGACGCCGCCAAAGAAGAAGGTCCCGTCGATCCCGGTGATCCCCAACTCCGCTTGCGCCCGTCGCAGCGTCGCCACGACGTCGTCCGGCGTGCCCGCCAGGATGCGTCCCTCGTCGATCCACCGTTCGATCGAGAATCCTTCCAGCGGGTCGAACCCGCGATTGGCGGATGCCGGATGGAGGGCGAGCGCCTTCGCGTGAAGCCCGAAGTAATTCCTGATGGCGTCCGAGGCGATTCGTCGGGCACGGTCGCGGTCGTCGTCGACGACGACCTGGAAGTGCGTCGCGTATCGGTAGCCGCCGGGGTCCCGTCCTGACGCGTTCCACGCATCGCGGTATAGCCGCGCCAGCTCCCCCAGCTTCTCCATCGGGCGCAGCGAGCTGACCGTCAGCAGGTTGTATCCCTTCGCGCCCGTCGACGTGAAGCTCGAGGGCGTGCCGGTGCACGCGATCCAGACAGGAGGGTGCGGACGCTGCTGCGGACGGGGCCACAGCTCGATGTTGTCGAAGCGATAGTGCTTGCCCGTGTAGCTGAACGTCGGCTGAGACCAGGCCGCGAGGATGATCTCGAGACTCTCCTGCGTGCGCTCCTGGCCTTCCTCGAAGGAGACGCCGAGGTTTTGATAGTCGTACGGAACGAACCCGCGGCCCACGCCCAGCTCGAGCCGCCCGTCCGACATCAGGTCCACCATGGCGAGCTGCTCCGCCACTTCGATGGGATGGTGGAGGGGCAGCACGACGACCGAAGTCCCGAGCCGCACGCGCTTCGTACGCTGGATAAGCGCGGCCAACAAGACCGCTGGCGACGGAATCATGCCGCCATACGGATGAAAATGGTGCTCGTTCGCCCAGATGCCGTCGTACCCCAGCTCCTCAACGGAGGCGAGCAGGTCGATGAGTCGACGAAGGTAGTCTCCCTGCGGCGGGTCCTGCTCTTGAAAATACGTAGGCAGCGCGAAGATCGAAAATTCCATGGCTCACCCTCCCGACCGCCGCCTCCGGGCGACGGACGGAAGCGTAGACGCTGAGGAGGAATGCGGTCAAGCTGTGGGCGGCTTTCCAACGCTCAGGCGTTGCGTTCGATGCCGACGCGCAGCCCGAGGAGCCGCGCCGCGAGCACGGTTCCCGTCGTCAATCACACGACGATGACGCCGACCACCGCCGCAGATTCGGATCGACCGCCAACCATGAAGTCGAGCTGCAGAAGGGACAGCGGCCGCGTCCCGCTCGTCGCCAACAACGGACGAAGGGTCGCAAACGGCAATGCCGGGCCCGGCTCCCGGCAGCTCAGCGCGCGTGGATCCATATTCGTCGCATCCACCGTTGAAAATTCGGCATCCGTCAAGTACGCTCACCGGGATCGATACGCGATGAGGAAGGAGGAATTCCGACCATGGCCGTCAGCGTTTCCCCAAACGGAAGGAACCACTACGAATCCGGGAGCCCAGCGAACGAGGTGCTCGTCGCAACCGCGAACGGCGTCGTCGCGCTCACGCGCACCGGACCCGGGGCCTCATGGAGTGAATCGCGGCGCATGCTCGAGGGCAAACACGCGGCCTCCATCGCCATCGAGCCCACCAGGGGTGTCATTTTCGTCGGCACCCATGGCGACGGCCTCTGGGCAAGCGAGAACGGCGGCTCGACGTGGGAGCGCCGAGACAGCGGTATCGCCTCCAGCAACATCTACGGGCTGAACTGCGTTCAGGACGGCAGCGAAGTCCGGCTCTACGCCGGCACCGAGCCGGCCCACCTCTACGTCAGCGCCGACCTCGGCAGGAGCTGGACGGAGCTTCCGAACATCCGAAAGGTGCCCAGCGTCGACAAGTGGACCTTCCCCGGCCCGCCCCACGAGGCCCACGTGAAGAACATCGTCTTCGACCCGAAGGATCCGAACACCATCTACGCGGGCGTCGAAGTCGGCGGCGCCTTCAAAAGCACGGACGGCGGCCAGACCTGGCGCGAGCTGAGCGGCTTCTACGAAGACGTGCATCGCCTCTTCACCGTGCCCACCCGTCCAGACGACGTGTACATGGCGACGGGCCGCGGGCTCTACCACAGCGCGAACGCGGGCGATACGTGGGAGGAGCTGCCCCTGCCAGACAAGCGGATTGCCTACCCGGACGCCCTCGTGATCCTGCCCCAGGACCCGA is a genomic window of Chloroflexota bacterium containing:
- a CDS encoding heme-binding protein, giving the protein MSIPGDKAIQLVQAAHAQAAKLNIAVTAVVVDEGGRMVALGRMDRARPVTVDVAMNKAYTAASFQQPTGELSGIAGQTWFQSLVVSSNGRIMAGSGAVPIVEGGNIVGAVAVAGGTEDQDQSCAEAALAAYA
- a CDS encoding reductive dehalogenase domain-containing protein — translated: MAVAVEKATTPAAQPDEARRPDARPDIPPPPSLGRSVRYVGPVQNVDMNQSPHPMNQRGELGKALFNYQHNTVSKDPLTRVSAPNHFNDKRNFIATVVNQASKGTVNPKRVPVDDPEAMTRHIKAVAHYMGADFVTIAKAHPNMMYAGNRYVQDGTAADQYEQDTPADLVRKFPYLIVATTAWDYDKLQAHRHHIGDAAYHVSQIKGNMLLKSLEGYIRELGYTALRGVANPQAAGIAGGMGELGRNGLVINEKFGARIHMPDPIMTDLPLVPGKPADIGVPDFCTICHKCAVTCPTNSITFFDRVPGEAPKVERDASGFGVYNGVEKFKINWLTCYKLRPYVHEHWSSCLTCAVICPFTKPNTWWRTMTVQALHYCPIPARPLLVRTLKAIDDRFWGVVRQKRVRWMGYDSGIKPGEQACTVAGCTADHEAGHSTSVDSEIGYYAPLKENTNRFVKRGS
- a CDS encoding heme-binding protein, with protein sequence MSYVITDLCTLDGSCVEVCPVACIHTKPGAPQYYIDPDVCIECEQCEIVCPVDAIFLDWKLPDEREASIEVNASFFRKNKAVVGPPPAEAAWEMVRGAQAYASHLGIAVAVAVVDGAGVPIAAGRMDGAHPLMSELALNKAFTATSFHVGTHELSPQVRRLRSLIVSSRGRYVASGGGIPIVDGIAVLGAIGVAGGRSEEQDVQCCRAGLAVVEDGER
- a CDS encoding LLM class flavin-dependent oxidoreductase, yielding MEFSIFALPTYFQEQDPPQGDYLRRLIDLLASVEELGYDGIWANEHHFHPYGGMIPSPAVLLAALIQRTKRVRLGTSVVVLPLHHPIEVAEQLAMVDLMSDGRLELGVGRGFVPYDYQNLGVSFEEGQERTQESLEIILAAWSQPTFSYTGKHYRFDNIELWPRPQQRPHPPVWIACTGTPSSFTSTGAKGYNLLTVSSLRPMEKLGELARLYRDAWNASGRDPGGYRYATHFQVVVDDDRDRARRIASDAIRNYFGLHAKALALHPASANRGFDPLEGFSIERWIDEGRILAGTPDDVVATLRRAQAELGITGIDGTFFFGGVSFEVAERSLRLFAEGVIPRMRSATPATAAVG
- a CDS encoding glycosyl hydrolase produces the protein MAVSVSPNGRNHYESGSPANEVLVATANGVVALTRTGPGASWSESRRMLEGKHAASIAIEPTRGVIFVGTHGDGLWASENGGSTWERRDSGIASSNIYGLNCVQDGSEVRLYAGTEPAHLYVSADLGRSWTELPNIRKVPSVDKWTFPGPPHEAHVKNIVFDPKDPNTIYAGVEVGGAFKSTDGGQTWRELSGFYEDVHRLFTVPTRPDDVYMATGRGLYHSANAGDTWEELPLPDKRIAYPDALVILPQDPNLMFTAGASSSPNAWRTTKDADAAFARSRDAGRTWTYVNSGLPDHIRGNIEALTMHSYPGGLQLFAGTTDGDVFYSEDEGEHWATIARSLPPVSKGGHYRNLREDLVGAR